One part of the Epinephelus fuscoguttatus linkage group LG12, E.fuscoguttatus.final_Chr_v1 genome encodes these proteins:
- the LOC125897910 gene encoding thialysine N-epsilon-acetyltransferase-like: MNFKFRAATKEDCKDISRLILDLAVYVKMPEQVKTSPEELERDGFCQNPFFECLVAEVPEEHKSKEGRGIGKGLLCKVAEVGKNKQCARLELTVFDWNTPSRKFYAAKGAQDLTESEGWHFLRFDKQSMDNLANEAAKD; this comes from the exons ATGAACTTTAAATTCCGGGCTGCAACTAAAGAAGACTGCAAAGACATATCGAGACTGATACTG GACCTGGCGGTTTATGTAAAAATGCCTGAGCAAGTGAAGACATCTCCTGAAG AGCTGGAGCGGGACGGCTTCTGTCAGAATCCCTTCTTTGAATGCCTCGTCGCAGAAGTGCCCGAGGAGCATAAATCTAAAGAAG GAAGAGGCATAGGCAAGGGTTTACTGTGCAAAGTTGCAGAG GTGGGGAAGAATAAGCAGTGTGCCCGACTAGAGTTGACTGTGTTCGACTGGAATACACCCTCTAGAAAATTCTATGCTGCTAAAGGAGCTCAGGACCTTACCGAAAGCGAAGGCTGGCACTTTTTACgctttgacaaacaaagcatGGACAATTTAGCAAATGAAGCCGCAAAAGATTAA